A part of Peromyscus maniculatus bairdii isolate BWxNUB_F1_BW_parent chromosome 10, HU_Pman_BW_mat_3.1, whole genome shotgun sequence genomic DNA contains:
- the Nfxl1 gene encoding NF-X1-type zinc finger protein NFXL1 isoform X2 has translation MDASWRQVVAGRGRARGRAAAVPSPGNGVPLGGAGGGRGKRFGGAVPSGPSPGEAATLAAAGRRQRSSAGEAMQTPGASELTSQRKFEEIKKANQAAARKLVEEQGSSSSSEEEGDEDLEGKRGKIVANTFVSYTTHTDGDIHELERTKQYVNEAFQTGAMTCLICIASVKRNQAVWSCSGCFCIFHMPCIQKWAKDSQFLVTSVTDDDFGKKDYPWPW, from the exons ATGGACGCTTCCTGGCGCCAGGTGGTCGCTGGCCGCGGCCGAGCCCGAGGACGGGCCGCCGCGGTCCCCTCCCCAGGAAATGGAGTCCCTCTGGGGGGCGCAGGAGGAGGGCGAGGCAAAAGGTTCGGGGGCGCGGTGCCCTCGGGCCCCAGCCCCGGTGAAGCGGCGACCCTGGCCGCTGCAGGTCGCAGGCAGCGATCGTCCGCAGGCGAAGCCATGCAGACCCCGGGGGCCAGCG AGCTGACGTCCCAGAGGAAATTTGAGGAGATCAAGAAGGCTAATCAAGCTGCGGCCAGGAAACTTGTGGAGGAACAgggcagctcctcctcctccgaaGAGGAAGGGGATGAAGACTTGGAAGGAAAACGGGGGAAGATCGTCGCTAACACGTTCGTGTCATACACGACTCACACAG ATGGTGATATACATGAACTAGAGCGCACAAAACAGTATGTGAATGAAGCTTTTCAGACAGGGGCTATGACGTGCCTAATCTGTATCGCTTCAGTGAAGAGAAACCAAGCA GTTTGGAGCTGCTCAGGATGTTTCTGTATATTCCACATGCCTTGTATTCAGAAGTGGGCTAAAGACAGCCAGTTTCTTGTAACTTCTGTGACAGATGATGATTTTGGAAAGAAGGATTATCCTTGgccatggtaa